The proteins below are encoded in one region of Bifidobacterium dentium JCM 1195 = DSM 20436:
- a CDS encoding glycoside hydrolase family 36 protein: MADGNMIPLLPQSDGRLAWGNGVISMLFDVTGDSPVRLANVAGRGMAAAEGGLSGAVAVVERDARPIVEVRAANTGSQDNRLSLIATVAGGKLRFVSAHASEPAEDSGDPYRLEITQFASYDALQPMGREFEPVATERDRPSEDAAPSPHCERAQGIEASPTIPGNATDAPQPGLTVTSVFEAYPGLSAVRTHTRLRSPEPFSVEAVSSMNLTVPLTVNGGTVESSHLLWGDAAWAVENDWHMRPLRETSVRDRNQRINPGQSSSRFALSSTSTWSTGMHEPAGIVQVEESKRHRSRKVRDFSVMWQIEHNGPWEWEVGEDDPGLHIAAFGPEYQDHQWFTNLGEGNDFESVPVSFAIVAGDWQDAVAEMTLQRRALRAAKARELGRTAEFERTQGLVIYNDYMNTLFGDPRIDKELPLVEGAAGVGADIFCIDAGWYDSTDGGWWDMVGEWRASTNRFGEVGLQGLADIIREHGMGLGLWLEPEVIGVQSPLAKTLPDSAFFQRHGVRVCDSGRYLLDFRSPEARAHVTRTVDRLIDDFGAVFFKFDYNTIPGVGTDVDAGSAGEGLLAHCRAYLDWLDDLRRRHPDVMIENCGSGAMRADYAQLSRLDLQSTSDQCDPLVYAAIAAGAGLTIPPEQQGNWGYAQEEMNDETAVFTLATGVMGRLYLSGFIDRMTEPRLSLVRDAIALHRRILAEQSALVPFWPAGLPGFNAEWLTSGLRHTEAASRWRSETEGGSSDTGPQTDYIIIWRRGGTPSLCMPLAQGDEIEQIFPDPGNPDHAPETKPWTIERLDPETVRLTAATTECPSARIFAIRHT, from the coding sequence ATGGCCGATGGCAACATGATTCCACTGCTTCCTCAATCGGACGGTCGTCTTGCATGGGGCAATGGCGTGATTTCCATGCTGTTTGATGTTACGGGGGATTCCCCGGTCCGGCTTGCCAATGTCGCCGGTCGAGGCATGGCCGCCGCGGAAGGGGGCTTATCGGGGGCTGTTGCGGTGGTAGAACGCGATGCGCGGCCAATCGTCGAGGTACGCGCCGCCAACACCGGATCGCAAGACAACCGTCTATCGCTGATAGCCACCGTTGCCGGCGGCAAGTTGCGTTTCGTTTCGGCCCATGCCAGCGAGCCGGCAGAGGATTCCGGCGATCCGTACCGTTTGGAAATCACCCAATTCGCCTCCTACGATGCGCTTCAGCCGATGGGCCGCGAATTCGAACCCGTTGCCACGGAACGGGACCGCCCTTCCGAAGACGCTGCCCCTTCCCCGCATTGCGAACGGGCGCAAGGCATCGAAGCATCGCCAACGATTCCCGGCAACGCTACGGATGCCCCTCAACCCGGTCTGACCGTAACCAGCGTTTTTGAAGCCTATCCGGGTCTGTCGGCCGTACGAACCCACACCAGGTTGCGCTCGCCGGAACCGTTCTCCGTCGAGGCGGTCTCCTCCATGAACCTCACCGTGCCCTTGACCGTTAACGGCGGAACGGTGGAAAGTTCCCACCTGCTCTGGGGTGACGCGGCTTGGGCCGTGGAGAACGACTGGCATATGCGGCCGCTTCGTGAAACCAGTGTGCGCGATCGTAATCAGCGCATCAACCCCGGTCAATCCAGTTCCCGTTTCGCACTGAGCTCCACCTCCACATGGAGCACTGGCATGCATGAACCGGCGGGCATCGTGCAGGTTGAGGAATCGAAGCGTCACCGTTCCCGTAAGGTCCGCGACTTTTCCGTGATGTGGCAGATCGAGCACAACGGTCCGTGGGAATGGGAGGTCGGCGAGGATGATCCGGGTCTGCATATCGCCGCGTTCGGTCCGGAATATCAGGATCATCAGTGGTTTACGAATCTAGGCGAAGGCAACGATTTCGAATCCGTGCCGGTATCGTTCGCCATCGTTGCCGGTGACTGGCAGGATGCCGTCGCGGAAATGACGCTGCAACGTCGCGCCCTGCGGGCGGCCAAGGCCCGCGAGCTGGGTCGTACCGCGGAATTCGAGCGAACGCAAGGCTTGGTGATTTACAACGATTATATGAATACGTTGTTCGGTGACCCTCGCATCGACAAGGAGCTGCCACTGGTCGAAGGTGCAGCGGGCGTCGGCGCCGACATCTTCTGCATCGACGCGGGCTGGTATGACAGCACCGACGGCGGCTGGTGGGATATGGTCGGCGAATGGCGGGCCTCCACGAATCGTTTCGGCGAAGTCGGATTGCAGGGATTGGCCGACATCATTCGCGAGCATGGCATGGGTTTGGGATTGTGGCTCGAACCCGAGGTGATCGGTGTGCAATCACCGCTCGCCAAAACGCTTCCGGACAGCGCCTTCTTCCAGCGTCATGGTGTGCGCGTGTGCGATTCCGGGCGCTATCTGCTTGATTTCCGTTCGCCCGAAGCCCGTGCGCATGTCACGCGTACCGTCGATCGGCTGATCGACGATTTCGGTGCGGTCTTCTTCAAATTCGATTACAACACCATTCCCGGGGTCGGCACCGATGTCGATGCCGGGTCGGCCGGTGAAGGTCTGCTCGCGCATTGCCGCGCCTACTTGGATTGGCTTGATGACTTGCGCCGCCGCCATCCGGATGTGATGATCGAGAATTGCGGTTCCGGAGCCATGCGCGCCGATTACGCGCAGCTGTCGCGGCTGGACCTGCAGTCGACTTCCGATCAGTGCGATCCGCTGGTGTACGCCGCCATTGCGGCCGGGGCAGGGCTGACGATTCCACCGGAACAGCAAGGCAATTGGGGCTACGCCCAAGAGGAAATGAACGATGAGACGGCCGTGTTCACGCTGGCGACTGGCGTGATGGGCCGCCTGTATCTGTCTGGATTCATCGATCGCATGACCGAACCGCGACTGAGCTTGGTGCGCGATGCCATCGCCCTGCATCGGCGAATTCTCGCCGAACAGTCCGCCCTTGTGCCGTTCTGGCCCGCCGGTCTGCCTGGTTTCAACGCGGAGTGGCTTACCTCCGGCCTGCGCCATACGGAAGCCGCCTCCCGTTGGCGGAGCGAGACGGAAGGCGGTTCATCGGATACGGGCCCTCAGACTGATTACATCATCATCTGGCGTCGAGGCGGCACCCCATCCCTCTGCATGCCTTTGGCCCAAGGTGATGAGATCGAACAGATTTTCCCCGATCCGGGCAATCCCGATCATGCACCCGAAACCAAGCCGTGGACCATTGAACGGCTCGATCCGGAAACCGTTCGTCTGACCGCGGCTACCACCGAGTGTCCTTCGGCCCGAATCTTCGCCATTCGGCATACATAG